Below is a genomic region from Dioscorea cayenensis subsp. rotundata cultivar TDr96_F1 chromosome 14, TDr96_F1_v2_PseudoChromosome.rev07_lg8_w22 25.fasta, whole genome shotgun sequence.
CTTCCGTGACTGTTAAGAGACAACGAAGAGACCCTCTCAAGGAGAGCAGTCGCCATACATTGGACATCACGGTAAGCTTAAGAGAGAAAAGGGGGGggggtcttgtgaaattaccaaaataccccttaTCTTCGCTAAAaaccctttttttcttcttttcttttttttttgcatttagaacctctaatttttcatttttttcttcttttcatatttttatatttttcatggattttgcaattaaaccctcaagatttcatattttcacacattttcacatttttgcatatatgtcctcaattatttcatcatttttattccATGGATTTTGCTTAAAAGTCCAACTTTTctacaaatgtattttttttaccaCAACCGAaccctctttttttcttctttctttgattgagAAAACATGCTGGCATGTGATACATAAAAGCATGCTACCACATCTACAATTAATCACTCACTTAATCAAGGAGAGCATGGTTCGTAAAAGCAATCCAAGGTGCGGGTCCTACCATGGCATGGATTAACATGGGAAtgaataaagatttttttttttgtaaaataaaatgcagacaTTTTTTATGGCATAGATGCAACTAGaacatgtataagtatatatatatatattttggatggaATTTTGTAAGAACATCTACCTTTTTCAAGCTATAAGCACTTGACGAGCTTCTCAagcatgcctcgagatttgtgctagggTTATGAACGGTGGAGCAATtgatcttttccttcttttttttttgtttagggaaaatattttgatgaagtcgatgattttttttatgatcgaATGTTGTCTCTCGCCGTTGATCTTCTCACTGCCTCGGGATGGTGATCGAGATCTGGGATCGGAGAAGAGAACCAGCAACAAAGCTTCTTGGATTCTGCCAGGGTGGTGACGGCGGCAAAAGCCATATAcgtcatcaccaccaccactaagTTGTCCTCCATCTTGTCCTTGGCTTCCTCTAGCTCATTACGTGGTAGTGTttggagagagaaaaaaaagtgtGGGATTGGAACTAATAGAACCGAAGGTGACCTCCTCAACCCCTTGGAATGAAGATCGGAACCTAGAATCagagaaaagagataaagacGAGGAAGAGTAAGATCTCCGCTGACACCACGGCCATCACCACACCAAttctcttcgtcttcttctctttctttttcttcttctttcctcttctcttccttctcagtctctccttcttctcctattttttttttctctctttcttcttttttctctcagtctttttttctgttttacCAAATCGCCAACTCCCCGTCATacgggagattttttttttcaaactttttcttcaaatttcaaatttttgtttcaaaatatcttccttatccactttttttattattttttttaaactcaaaaattcaatatatatattctcacttttaaaattttaattattattattattttttatgctatAATTCAAAGCGTGACccctcctttttttattatttttttttattgtggtcctcctatatttttttatttggtctttttccttttttttccttttttttaattattttttttttcaaagtctatataaacaaatgcccccctCGTAACTTCCTAACACACAATAGTTGTGGTAGGAAGGTACGAGCGAGCGACCCAAAGATTTGCATTGTGTTTAAAAatttgaagtgattttttttcctttcaaccaTCTGCTCATCATCTTAAAAATCAACAATTGAGACCATAatacttaataatatttaattttagctTATGAATTTTTGTGAGAAGTAAATAAAACTCAAACTCAATTTTCATCATCCATATTGAAGATAAAGACGTTTTGTAcatgtaaaaatatttccaaGAAGATCCCAGGATGTTTAACAATTCGATCATCAACTTGATGACAAGTAAATTTCATGATGACTATCAATGGATTTCACATGTTGAGTCacgaatttgttttgaaatattcCGAACTAAAAATATGATCATGACCATTCACAAGAAACATCATGATGTCTCAAAccttcaataaaattttcagattaatcAGAGAGGTTATCATAGTCCGATTAAGCTTTGATCAACTCTGGGTCTTTGGAGAACAAATTTCTTGAATCTTTGCTTGAAGTTTagaattctttaaaaatcatcagaacttaaaatttaatttcaaccgtTCATATTAACTATTGTCATGTGTTTATGATGTGGTAAAAATTTCATAATGATTAGAGCTGATCTGGATACCCGATGAGCTACTTGATCAAAACAGCTCTTTTATGAAAAACTGCAGATTTTGCCTTCCAACTTCCTTGTTTCCTTGATTGTTCTtgcctttttcctttctttcttttctgtttttctttttttcgtttggtttttgttttttgtttttttgtttttgtttttttgtttttttgtttttgttatttttacttgatCTTATAGCTTCTTATAAGACTTGCATGTAATTTCTTAGAGCGAAATTTACAAGaatcattttaaaattcatggaatcatatctttattcaatttgataaagaaaaacaacatgatagaatttatgttttgcctcgagaagcatatATTATGCTTGACCAATTTGCTCAAATAAGAGCACTGGACgttccgtcatagacaaacacaagttcttccctttttttttcttaatttttttcttgttttgttttattttatttttatttttattttttggattttttttgtttgttttgtttttattttgtttgttttgtttttctttttctttttttagcatTTCCATATCATGCATTACATGTACatcatggataatattttttcaaaaaacgcgcattgatgggtggcataggTCTCCTTCCATCGGCATCGACTAGCTGATAAGCTCCACCTCAGTAGACAACCTCTATGATGTacgggccttcccaatttgacttGAACTTGCCCCCAGCatgtttgttggtgatgatcggtcttcttaacacccatACCATCTCCCCTTTCTCGAAAGTTCGAATGCGAGCCATCTTATTGTAAGCTCGAGCCATCCTTGCTTTATAGGCTTTAAGATTCTGTTGGGCTTCTAGCCTTCTTTCATCCAAAGCATCAAGCTCATCCAAACGCAAACGAACTCtatcttcatttgtgagttcattTTGTAAGGCAATTCTCAAAGATGGAATTTGAGCTTCAAGTGGTAGAACAACTTCCGTACCAAAAACCAATGAATATGGTGTAgattgagttggtgttcgaTAAGTTGTACGATATGCCCAAAGGACTTCAGGGAGCCTTTCGTGCCAATCCCTTTGACTTTTTGAAACTGCTTTCTTCAATAACTTGgataatgttttattaaatGCTTCCGCGAGACCATTTGCTCTAGCATTATAGATAGAGGAatacctccaatctattttgtgatgctgagcaaaccttccaaccttTAAAATGCTCGCCCGTTGTCAGAGATGATCCTTCGAGGCGTCCCAAATTTATATAGCACATGATTtttgaagaatttgatgatgttttctgCCTTTACTTCCTTTAAAGGAATGGCTTCCGCCCACCGTGAGAAATAGTCAGTGGCAGCTAATATAAAGCGATGCCCTCTTGATGATGGTGGCTCAATAGGGCCTATCACATCAGTCCCCCACATctcgaaaggccatgaagagattgTAGGGTGTAAAAGGATTGGGGTGTTGATGAATGAAATCCCCATGGGCTTGGCATAGTTTGCACTGTCTTGCATTTTGTAGGCATCGTTAATCATGCTTGGCCAATAGTACCCAATATGTTTAATCTTCAACCGCATCTTCGGTCCTGACTGGTGAGCTCCACAAACACCAGAATGGacttcatgcatgacttcttcaGACTCCTCCTTCGAGAGACATCTTAGcaggagttgatcatatgatcttcaATAGAGAACATCATTAATAAGGGTAAACCTCATTGCCCTTTTATTTAACTGCGTAGATCGAGACTTTTCATCTGGGAGTTCGCCATACTTCAAGTATTTAATAAAAGGCTCTCTCCAATCATCTTCGACCACTGtcaaaatttcttcttttctgaGCTTCTTGTTTTCTAATTCTTCATCAAAGCATGAACTCAGCACTCGCCTGTTTGGAATGGTGACTTGGATCTCCTCTTGATCTGGATCAGCCAACTCTTTTGCCAATTTGGCTAAACTATCTGCTTTTCCATTAATCGACTTGGAAACTCTCTCCAGCTTAACATCAGGAATTTGCTTCAACAATTCAATAACTCTCTGATTATACTGAAGGAGTTCTTGCTTATGAGTcttgaaacttccttcaacttgatttataatgagttgtgaatcgCCATATATATGCAAGCTTTGAACCCCCATACTGACTGCTAGCTCTAATCCAGCaataagagcttcatattctgcttcATTCTTAGTACATGGCCTCgacaaagaaagagagtatCTCAGGATTCCACCATCAGGAGAAATGAAAATAAGTCCAATACCAGCTCGGACTTGAGGGATTTTGGGTCTAATAGCTAGTTGTATCAAAGAAGCTCCATCAAAGTACATTTGCCAACATTGTTTTCTCTCTTC
It encodes:
- the LOC120276118 gene encoding uncharacterized protein LOC120276118 → MTRPLLTGRLAKWALILMEFDITYTPQKAIKGQALADFLAAHPLPDESPLRCDLPDEETLAIEERKQCWQMYFDGASLIQLAIRPKIPQVRAGIGLIFISPDGGILRYSLSLSRPCTKNEAEYEALIAGLELAVSMGVQSLHIYGDSQLIINQVEGSFKTHKQELLQYNQRVIELLKQIPDVKLERVSKSINGKADSLAKLAKELADPDQEEIQVTIPNRRVLSSCFDEELENKKLRKEEILTVVEDDWREPFIKYLKSYDQLLLRCLSKEESEEVMHEVHSGVCGAHQSGPKMRLKIKHIGYYWPSMINDAYKMQDSANYAKPMGISFINTPILLHPTISSWPFEMWGTDVIGPIEPPSSRGHRFILAATDYFSRANGLAEAFNKTLSKLLKKAVSKSQRDWHERLPEVLWAYRTTYRTPTQSTPYSLVFGTEVVLPLEAQIPSLRIALQNELTNEDRVRLRLDELDALDERRLEAQQNLKAYKARMARAYNKMARIRTFEKGEMVWVLRRPIITNKHAGGKFKSNWEGPYIIEVVY